In one Brienomyrus brachyistius isolate T26 chromosome 12, BBRACH_0.4, whole genome shotgun sequence genomic region, the following are encoded:
- the LOC125705156 gene encoding endothelin receptor type B-like — translation MGLARLCVVLVLFTPKGSYQTNSTGDSADRGIPASLSLLGPHGTGSPWLGSFPGARSRLEDSNGSVQTSPVTPPPCAVPMSISHYFKYINTLFSCLVFVVGIVGNATLLRIIYQNKCMRNGPNALIASLALGDLIYISINIPINVYKLLAMRWPFSEHPFGLFLCKLVPFLQKASVGITVFNLCALSVDRFRAVVSWSRVQGVGIPLVTAIEIVSIWILSIVLAIPEAVVFDMVSFSYENVTMKTCMLNPQTPFMMFYTKAKDWWLFGCYFCMPLACTAFFYSLMTCEMLHRRNGDLRIALTEHLKQRREVAKAVFCLVLIFALCWFPLHLSRILKKMVYAQNDRGRCDLLRFLLVLDYLSKNLATINSCINPIILYFVSKKFKNCIKSCLCCCYHPGSLINSMMPLNGTSIQYKMPEIHHADHSLRKDSDI, via the exons ATGGGGCTTGCCAGACTCTGTGTAGTTTTGGTCCTTTTTACGCCGAAGGGAAGCTATCAGACAAACAGCACAGGTGACTCCGCAGACCGGGGCATCCCCGCCTCTTTGTCCTTACTGGGTCCCCATGGCACCGGCTCCCCCTGGCTGGGAAGCTTCCCCGGCGCCCGCTCTAGGCTGGAGGACTCCAACGGCTCCGTACAGACCTCACCGGTAACCCCCCCTCCGTGCGCAGTGCCGATGTCCATCAGCCACTACTTCAAGTACATCAACACCTTGTTCTCCTGCCTGGTGTTCGTGGTGGGTATCGTGGGCAATGCCACCTTGCTGAGGATTATCTACCAGAACAAGTGCATGAGGAACGGGCCCAACGCCCTGATCGCCAGCCTGGCTCTGGGGGAtctcatctacatctccatcaACATCCCCATCAACGTGTACAAG CTCCTGGCGATGAGGTGGCCCTTCAGCGAGCACCCGTTCGGCCTCTTCCTCTGCAAGCTGGTCCCCTTCCTCCAGAAGGCATCCGTGGGCATCACCGTGTTCAACCTCTGTGCCCTCAGCGTCGACAG GTTCCGGGCGGTGGTCTCCTGGAGCCGGGTCCAGGGGGTGGGAATCCCTCTGGTGACAGCCAttgaaattgtctccatttggATCCTGTCCATCGTCCTGGCCATTCCTGAAGCCGTCGTCTTCGACATGGTCAGCTTCAGCTACGAAAACGTCACCATGAAGACCTGCATGCTGAACCCGCAGACTCCCTTCATGATG TTCTACACCAAAGCCAAGGACTGGTGGCTGTTTGGCTGTTACTTCTGCATGCCGCTGGCCTGCACCGCCTTCTTCTACTCGCTCATGACCTGCGAGATGCTGCATCGGCGTAACGGGGACCTCCGGATCGCCCTCACTGAGCATCTGAAGCAG AGGAGAGAAGTGGCTAAAGCTGTCTTCTGTCTGGTGCTCATCTTTGCACTCTGCTGGTTCCCTCTGCATCTCAGTCGGATACTCAAAAAGATGGTGTACGCGCAGAATGACAGAGGAAGATGCGACCTGCTCAG GTTCCTGCTGGTGCTTGACTACTTGAGTAAAAATCTGGCAACTATCAACTCCTGCATAAACCCCATCATCCTGTATTTTGTGAGCAAGAAATTTAAGAACTGCATTAAG TCCTGCCTCTGCTGCTGTTACCACCCAGGCTCACTGATAAACAGCATGATGCCCCTGAATGGCACCAGTATACAGTACAAGATGCCGGAGATCCACCACGCCGACCACAGCTTGCGTAAAGACAGTGACATCtga